CAACACCCTTCCTCAAAACATAATTGAAAATATTCTAAGTCTTATGCCACTCCGAGATGCATTGAGAACGAGTCTTTTGTCAAAGAAATGGCGGTATATTTGGCGGAGCATAGATGCCTAAGCTTGTATTTACAGACAATCTGGTTAGAGCTTCATATAAATATTACCCACGAACTACGAAGAAGTATAAGCTTGTCAATGCCATCTTCCATGTTTTGTTGTTACACAACGGCCCGACAATACTAGTGTTCGATTGTCCTCTTGATGAACTTGAAATAGTTTCTGAGTTTGATCAGATATTGAGTTATCTTTCAAGAGAAAATAAAGTGAAAGAACTGACCTTCCATAATGATTATAGATCCTACAAGCTTCCTGCTTCTTTCTTTTCATTGCAAGGATTAGAACGCATACGTCTCAAACGTTGTACTTTTGAACCACCATTGACATATAACAGATTTAGTTGCCTGACTTGCTTGATTTTTATCAACGTTGAGGTTTCTGCTCAAATGCTTCGACGGTTCCTTTCCAAGTGCCCGCTTCTTGAGCATATCCAATTGGTACGATCCATATAAACCATTTATGAATTGAAGCTTCTTCAATAAcaatgttattattattagaatcaaatacaaaggatcctaattgtaagaagagTACAAATGATCCTAAAAAACCcactatataaaaaaaaacttgaacatccatcaccaccaaaaacctaaatccCCACCCCCACCCACCCCCTCACCCTGTGACGGAACCAATGTACAAGGAGGGGTAGCCCGGGCTACCCCTCAAATCCCTCTTCGTAATGTAAAAATACCCTTCAACTTCGTCTACGTAATgtaaaatttttatctttttatacaAAAGATACCCAATCCCCccaaaaaaaaattgggatacccgTGAATTTTCGGGCTAGCTCCGCCACTGCCCTCACCCATCAcccaccccaatttttttttttttttttttttttttttttgccgagggggtggggtgtgtgggtttaggtttttgggtggtgggggtgggtgtttagtttttgtttttgttttttttttttgtaggttttatttattttttttttttttggggggggggtaggttttttggtggtttttttttggtgaggtatggttttttttttttttgcccgggggtggggggggggtggggtttaggtttttgggtggtggtggggtgggggtgggtgtttaggttttcgGCGATGATGTAGTAggtttaattttaggttattggacacttgtcactctataaatccttcttacacttcttacaattagaagcctttttagaataacttgacccctaaaacgcaatggactgaaaacacctaaaaatgtgttttacctaaatgagccaatttatggaaaattaatttctctgccccttggaccccgccaggggctgccgcccctgggaccccgctagcGGGGGCtaccgcccccggacccccgcaaagatcgtaaaacgcaatgactaaatcaaaaacccagatcatgaaaatgaaattaaaaaatttcttacatggatcgaagccgatttcttcatcaattgacaaaatttgaatgatagaaacacttaccAACgttcgaatcgaacgaatcgagtgattatcttcaaaatcatcggaaaaaacgagattttttttatgaaattaaactgggttttcttcaaaaaaagatgaagaacacgttgatcgggttctgaatcattgattggtgatgaaaattgcactataatgtagtgattattgagatagaaagtgaagaaatagttgaagatggtgggttttgaaaatggtgggtttttgaatttactgggttttgaaaaaggaagaagaaggagttggattgactaaaataccctttctctttattttaaaatttgccacatgtcataatcctatggcttcctatacttcctagcgaaaattaacttcctatttgatcttttcccataTACTTAAATGTCATTTAACTTGTGGACCTAATGTTTACAACTTTAGGTAACTTATCATTAAGCAAAAAACAATTTAAGTTATCTGAACTTTACATAAAGATTTACCTTTCATCTTCCTAGACTTCTAAGACTGTTTACTCGAGCGCCACATCCACCCAAAACGTCCCATAGCGCTCGGGAACACCATCCCCTGGGGCGCTATGGGTTTGAAAATCGGATTCTCGCGATAGGCATAACGGCTTGAAATTTGTTGGGGATTGTGAATGTTATCGTAACGCTAAGAttcttaaatattttttttaaaaataatttaaaccTTTATATAAACCTTTCATCCCCTTTATTTTTATACTAATCTCTCTACCATCATTCTTTTCActctatattttataaaaaaaaaacactctcTATACCACGTATCCCTTTAACCTGGGTTTCGCTTCTAAATCAAGCGGTGACCCGAACAAAACGAAGGCTCCTAACCAACCATTTGCTCTGGTTCCCACCCGACCAACCGCCTATGGAACCGGGTTGTCAAGTATAATCACAACCAAACCGGGTTCATGAACCTCTTGAACCAACCCCTCTCATGAGACCCATATCAATATGGTTGGAATCCAAACTTTAACGTCGGAGGTTACGGCTCATCAAAAGGTTTTGACTCGTCACAAGACGAGCCCGACTTCATCTCGGAGACACAAACAGAGATACAACCGGATGAGTAGGAGCCAGAGACATAAACAAAGACATCACTTAACCAAACTAAATGTTACAAACGGGTGTCACATAAAAAAAAGAAACAATCAAGATCCGGGCGAAAAAAGCATGCAACCATGGGATGATGAAGAGGTGTACGCGTTAACCCGAGCTTGTGTTGACGTATCGGAGGATCTCAATATTTGTAAGATTTTCTATagactttttttattttttaatttatacaTATAATTTGTTTGTTAGAAATTGTACTTTTTTTAGCAAACACCCAAATAAAATTGACTTTTGGAAACCAATCTGAGCAGTCTTCTTTGGTCTTGTCGGTAGGGGGGACAATTACCGGCAACCAGATTCAATATCGAGCAAACCAATATCAACAACAAATGCACAAGATTTCAATCGATTTATCAACGTAAAGAAATAGTAAGAAACGTGGCGAGAGCGACACCGATATAATGCAGCCGGCTTTAATAAAATATCAAGTGGCCCAGGGGAATTTCTCATACATGAGGGTTTGGAAGCTTCTTCGTAATAGCTCTAAATGAGCCAAACGGTAGGAACTTCATCCACTAGGTCGGTTATCTGTATTGGCCACTAATCTACCCACCTCTAGATTTTACCTCAAGAGAATCGGTTATAAACGGCTTATAACTGAATCAGAATTCTAAGGGACCAAGTGACAACTTTCTCAAAATATAGGACCAAAAATGATAAACAGTGAGTTATAAACGCCCCCCAGAAGTTTCCATTACTCTTCGATCTGGCTGCCAGTCTCTTCAACTTCCTCCGGAGAAGATCCAAGGTAATCAACCCTAGATTTTGCTCTAGCACTCTTTGATCACGAAAGTATTTGATGCATTTTAGGCTAGGTTTTATTTCATGCATGATTTTATACGTTGTAGGATGGAACCTGAATGTTTACTTCCGGATAGAATCAGCAATCTGCCTTCAAGTCTCGTACAAACCATCCTCACTCTAATACCGATACGCGATGCGTATAGGACCAGCATTTTGTCTCGGAACTGGAGACACCGTTGTGTAAACCTACCTAAACTTGAGTTTGATGACAAACTGCTAGAAAAATCAACTACTAGCCAATTATCCATCAAGTGTAAAGTTGTGCATGCGATCTATACGGTGTTGTTATTACACCGCGGTCCGGTTCTTGAATTCTCTCTCTGTGTTTCCCAACTACCAAGTTGTTGTGAGATTGACCAGATTATAATGCATCTTGCAAACAACACCACTGTTGAGAAGTTTAACCTTGTCATTGGGTTGGGTCATTCTGCCTATAAGATACCCAGTTCCTTCTTTTCTTTGAAGAGGTTAACACATATAAACCTCAAGAACTGTGTTGTTCACCTTCAATCAACCTCTTTTAGGTTTGAGAGGCTCACAAGCTTATGCTTTCATAATGTCAACATCACCAACAAAATGCTTATATGTTTCATAAGTTGCTGCCCTATACTCAAGAGCCTTACTCTGGTAAGATCAAACAACGTTCCGGTATTACTTTTCAATCAAAAATATAGATTTCATTATAAACATTTTTCAGATTGGAGAGGAAAAGCATTTTGTGGGAAGTGATCAGTATTCTGATCTTGTTCAGCTATTCCAGTTATTGCCTTTGATTGAGCATTTGGAGATGAATTGTTGTCCGGTCAAGGTAGAAGATAAAGGTTCatacaatattaataatattattgcTGCTGATATTAGTTTTGGTTAAAGTGTTTTGCTTCAGGTGTTATCCCGCAGAGTCTCGCGAACAAGTTAGTCCATCTCAGAGCTCTTGTACTACATGCACTGTCCTTCGGGAAAGAAGATGAGCTACGTTTTGTTATTCTCTTGGTTACTAGCTCTCCaaatttaaagaaaataaaaatggaGGTAAATTTATACAATATCGGGTGAacatattttgatatttttttctTTCTAGAGCGATCCATTAAATTTTAAGTCGAACCCATTTTGGTTAGCACTTGTTTTGATCCAACTTATTTGGATAGAACTTGTTTTGACCTTAACCGACCCAACCTGTTAGTTTTGCCTGGCTTAGCTAACTAATTGTGTGTTTTTGTAATTACTTTTCTATAGATGAACTGCAGTCCAACAGAAGCAATGTCGCAAACTGCTATGAACCTTTTTGAGTTGCAAGACTACTCGTATGTTAAGCTGGATCATCTTGATGAGTTGGAGATTACAAACTTCGGTGACATGAAACCCGGAATGGATTTTTTGAAGCTTATATTGGCAAAGTCATCTATGCTAAAGAAAGTAAGAGTGGTGATTAACAATAATATATCTGTTAGTGATGAAGTAAAGATGCTAAGAGACGTGCTATGGAATCCATGTGCATCTGTTGGAGCACAAATCAAGTTTGAGCGCGCATAACTTTCGGCTCATCACGTCGTTTTTTGCTGAACTGGTTTGGTTGTGTGATGTCTTTTGGGTTGTTTATTTTCTACCTTTAAACTTATTCTGTTTGCTGCATGTGTTTTGAATTCAATCAAAGCCATATAATTTCCGTAATTAATTAGTAGGCATGTTAAATACCAACCCAAAGTCCCAAATTAAAAAGTGCAGCTCAAGTGACCCATTTAGACTATGTGTGGTGGTGCTTTGAACTTCAAGCCCCTCCTTTGGGCATTATACCACACGTGGCGTCCTAGGTCATAGAAAGTTAGCGTTGAAATGGGTGATTGTGGCCTTTTCACGCCACTTCACTTCTCCACTACACATGCTATTAGGCCATAGAAAGTTACAAGCGTCGAAATGGGTGCCTACTCCTTAGTCCTTACTCAAGTAGTGCTTGAAATCAACGTGTTAAACATGGTTTATGAATTTTTAAAAGACGTGGAAAAGAAATTGAATATATCAACatcactactagaaaaattaaaatttctgACACCATTTTCCATAGGAAATGCGTCACAACTCGCGATTTTCTACGAATTTGTGACGAAATGCATATGTAGGAAAACCACTCGTAGGAAACTGGTTTCTTACgcattttctacgcattttcctacccatttCTGACAGAAAAGAGCTGTCACAAATTGCTACacattttctacgcattttcctacccatttaacggaagttaatttttaatttttgctacacaattgtcacgaaatttaatttttatatttttctacaCAATTGTCGCGAAATTTAATTTTCTACGAATTTGTGACGAAATGCATATATAGTTAAACCACTCGTAGGAAACTGGTTTCTTTACgcattttctacgcattttcctacccatttCTGACAGAAAAAGGCCGTCACAAATTGCTACACATTTTCTACCAATTTAACGgaagttaatttttaatttttgctACACAATTGTCACGAAATTTAATGTTTTTTCTAGTTTTATTCTATTTATAAAACTAGTACACAAAATTTCCACAAGATTAATATATCTTTTAGAGAACATGTCATATTTGTCACATGCATATAAGTATATGTAGTTGATACGAAAATTAAATTGGTCAGAAATGCATATTCAAATAAATGTAATAAACCCTTGGACTTTTAATGGCTAGTATATTTAGTGCTCTTcatttgttttaataaaattacattttgaATTCGAGAATTTACATCTATCTTCCTTTGAAAACAACAATTTAGAGAGTCTAATGCACATTAAttataactagtttttttactgcgccgcgttgcggcgaacgtCTTTTCttgtttagtctgtgtttacatgtgttttgaaatcactacaagTGCGTTGCGCACAGAACTGTTGAcatgacaagaataaaaagaatatatataaaaaaacactaaaagatgaccaaaagaaaatcaatcaaaaaagttgtatgataatgatgttgttcgtatgaaacctgtggtcagagatgagcaaatgatactgggtaccagtaccgaatttcccaaaccaaagatcttaagtaccaattcggtacgacttttggcgttcctggtaccggtttgctaccggtttttaccttcatataccggtatcgtaactggtattttcggtaccagtaccgattcGATGTTGTTTGGCACTAAGCTCATCCCTACCcgtgaaactaaaaaaagaaatcattaaacgttgaagaaaatcaataaaaaaaGTTGCTCGATatcgttgttcgtacggtacccgtgatcagggatgagcaaatggtaccgggtagcagtaccgaattcccgaactaaaagattttcaaaatcaattcgataccgacttttggcgttttctgtaccaGATTGGTGTCGGTTTTACCTTCATGTACGGATAACTGTAccagtattttcgataccagtaccggcTGACACAAACTTATCAAACttaaaagtaaagaagataataaaactattaaaaaaactatatattattataatatttaaaacacTATTCATTGGCTTATGTTTTTAATATCCAAAATTCAGGTatataagactatggggtatggggtggAGATTGAGGCGTGGGTGGTTACAAACACctaagtcaccaccccgggtgcgTTTGGGTTTCgtcgtggccccttgggcgggggtttcagctcGGGCGTTCGGCGGGCCTAGCGGTcttccgtggccggctctcattggttGGGTTGGCTAGGCTATAGGTTGCTaggatttaaatttaaaaaaacaaccgtttggccaagccaaacccacgcgggctagccacgccccgccataccgacccaacatGCAATTGAGCAGCGGTGCCcctcgaagtccacgtgtcaacccatgccccaaacccccgctccaccataccccatggtctaaaCTAAAATGTGAATAAAAACTTTGACTAATAtttttatatagttttttttttacttgagtatacaagtttttttatttttaaataatcgAAAGTTACTGTTCAAAACGTTTGAAACTTAATCAAAGGATAATTGTACGTCAAGTACATTACAACAATGTGTCTAACTCATTACAATGGTGCGTCTAACTCATAATAATGACAAATCcaacttttaaatatatttttaacgaGTTTTGGTTACTTTATCCATTACAATGACGTGTTTAACGGGCGATGAAAAGAGTAGATTTTTAGAGCTTTGAATATTTCAATATAACATTTAAGGATGTTTATTAATGATGCTTTGTTTAtaactagggttaagacccgcccgcgttgcggcgcgggtacatcgtaaataTTGAATatattagtccaaacgttatatgatacattaaccatatgaaaacacacactTCGACATATCtagttgaactcaatgtaacctatatcAGCAGTGTGgttggatcaaacgtaaagtaaatcaaattcatatcgaacaatcataacgtattatatgtgacccatacatagaaaacgtaacgggtatgaaggaaaatatgcacatgtaatcgaaagggattaattagagctttcgtaaaaaaagggagaaaaaaaaaccataatttgactccagttggttcgaaacaaactttacgaaacatacataaaataagcacggaaacatattatatttgacctgaatcatttcacaaaaaagtttacgtcgaaatgtagaacaatttgaatttataccaaaacgtacataaaaatatgcacgtaaaaatggtttctataaaagaaaacgtattatatttgacctgacttatctataaaaaaaaatttacgtcggagtg
This is a stretch of genomic DNA from Helianthus annuus cultivar XRQ/B chromosome 16, HanXRQr2.0-SUNRISE, whole genome shotgun sequence. It encodes these proteins:
- the LOC110917472 gene encoding F-box/FBD/LRR-repeat protein At1g13570-like, translating into MHLANNTTVEKFNLVIGLGHSAYKIPSSFFSLKRLTHINLKNCVVHLQSTSFRFERLTSLCFHNVNITNKMLICFISCCPILKSLTLIGEEKHFVGSDQYSDLVQLFQLLPLIEHLEMNCCPVKCFASGVIPQSLANKLVHLRALVLHALSFGKEDELRFVILLVTSSPNLKKIKMEMNCSPTEAMSQTAMNLFELQDYSYVKLDHLDELEITNFGDMKPGMDFLKLILAKSSMLKKVRVVINNNISVSDEVKMLRDVLWNPCASVGAQIKFERA